One window of the Acidobacteriota bacterium genome contains the following:
- a CDS encoding FAD-dependent oxidoreductase: MKKNLEKNEDLWIGVYICHCGTNIAPKVKVEKVAEFASKIEGVKAARDYKYMCSDPGQDLIKNDIKNLNLNRVVVASCSPALHENTFRRACAQAGLNPFLFQMANIREHCSWVTEDSIEATDKAEKIVSAAIRRVTWHEPLEYTKVKINPDVLVVGGGITGIESALRLAGAGRKVYLVEREPSIGGRMGELDKTFPTLDCAACILTPKMGEVKGKEKIVLMTYSEVENVSGSIGGFKVKIHKKPRYVKLDVCTGCGICWENCPAFITPSQRKIEREGVLIGEKVYAK; encoded by the coding sequence ATGAAAAAAAATTTGGAAAAAAACGAAGACCTATGGATAGGTGTTTATATTTGTCATTGCGGGACTAACATTGCACCAAAAGTAAAAGTTGAAAAAGTCGCTGAATTTGCTTCAAAAATTGAAGGAGTTAAAGCAGCAAGAGATTATAAATATATGTGTTCTGACCCGGGGCAAGATCTTATAAAGAATGACATCAAGAACTTAAACCTGAACAGGGTAGTTGTTGCTTCCTGTTCACCAGCCTTGCATGAGAACACGTTCAGAAGAGCCTGTGCTCAAGCTGGTTTGAATCCTTTCCTCTTTCAGATGGCAAATATCAGGGAACATTGTTCATGGGTTACAGAGGACTCTATTGAAGCCACTGATAAAGCTGAAAAAATTGTATCAGCGGCAATCAGAAGAGTTACTTGGCATGAACCACTTGAATATACAAAAGTTAAGATAAACCCAGATGTCCTTGTAGTTGGCGGAGGAATTACTGGAATCGAATCTGCACTAAGACTGGCAGGAGCTGGAAGAAAGGTGTATTTAGTGGAAAGAGAGCCGTCAATCGGAGGTCGAATGGGTGAGCTGGACAAGACATTTCCCACACTCGATTGTGCAGCATGTATATTAACTCCAAAGATGGGAGAAGTGAAAGGAAAGGAAAAAATTGTTCTCATGACCTATTCAGAAGTTGAAAATGTGTCAGGTTCGATTGGAGGCTTCAAGGTTAAAATTCATAAAAAACCGAGATATGTAAAGCTGGATGTGTGCACTGGCTGCGGGATTTGCTGGGAGAATTGCCCTGCATTTATAACCCCCTCCCAGAGAAAAATCGAAAGAGAAGGAGTGTTGATAGGGGAGAAAGTTTATGCAAAATAA
- a CDS encoding anti-sigma regulatory factor: MSVENILWEKFNITGRDFKNAGSVSIKIKEILKQVGINSSIVRRVAIATYEAEMNVVMYANKGILNFSLSPEKIEINVEDEGPGIEDIELAMQEGYSTATEEMREMGFGAGMGLPNIKKNADEFEISSEVGKGTKVGIIINLKKET, from the coding sequence ATGTCAGTTGAAAATATTCTGTGGGAAAAATTTAACATTACGGGAAGAGATTTTAAAAATGCTGGAAGTGTTTCAATAAAAATAAAAGAAATTCTCAAACAAGTTGGAATAAATTCTTCAATTGTAAGACGGGTGGCTATCGCTACTTATGAAGCAGAAATGAATGTAGTGATGTATGCTAATAAAGGAATTTTAAATTTTTCTCTTTCTCCTGAAAAAATTGAAATTAATGTAGAAGATGAAGGTCCAGGAATTGAAGACATAGAGCTTGCAATGCAGGAAGGATATTCCACTGCTACAGAAGAAATGCGGGAGATGGGTTTCGGAGCAGGGATGGGATTACCAAACATCAAGAAAAACGCAGATGAATTCGAAATTTCCTCTGAGGTAGGCAAGGGAACAAAAGTTGGAATAATCATTAATTTAAAAAAAGAGACATAA
- a CDS encoding [Fe-Fe] hydrogenase large subunit C-terminal domain-containing protein, protein MEQYYHSIYFDEEKCNGRMRCMRVCPTQAIRIRNGKAKMIEERCIDCGECTTTCPQNAILPLTDSFSELSKFKYNIAIPSPALYAQFGREILPDKVLEGVRKIGFDEAYDVALACGSVSFAIQEYIRDYKGQKPLISNSCPVIVRLIQVKYPELIDLIIPIEPPREIAAREMKKGKSKKLGLKEEEIGAIYLTPCPAKMISIKQPAEGGKSHLDGAISIADVYAPLLSAMEGLNKREYKQSLENICIVGIAWSIAGGICRTLRLKNSLGVSGLSHVIKIFDDVVSGKLKNIDFVEAYACIEGCVGGSLTVENIYISYNKILKLIETLELRKNKACPDIREIRRLYKEDYFFIREKINPRPLKPLAENISDAIKKMKEKDEIYQSLPKIDCGVCGSPTCLAFAEDVVKGEAKISDCILISSEKFLKIKQVSRKGEN, encoded by the coding sequence ATGGAACAATATTATCACTCAATCTATTTCGATGAAGAAAAATGCAATGGCAGAATGAGGTGCATGCGAGTTTGCCCGACTCAAGCAATTAGAATTAGAAACGGAAAAGCTAAAATGATCGAGGAGAGATGTATTGATTGTGGAGAATGTACAACAACTTGTCCACAAAATGCCATTCTTCCCCTCACAGATTCATTTTCTGAACTTTCTAAGTTCAAATATAACATTGCTATTCCATCACCTGCCCTTTACGCTCAATTTGGTCGAGAAATCCTTCCTGATAAAGTCCTTGAAGGAGTAAGAAAGATTGGATTTGATGAGGCATACGATGTAGCTCTGGCATGCGGTTCAGTAAGTTTCGCGATTCAAGAATACATAAGAGATTACAAAGGGCAAAAACCTCTCATTTCAAATTCCTGTCCGGTTATTGTTCGATTAATCCAGGTAAAATATCCTGAATTGATAGATTTAATAATACCAATCGAACCACCGAGAGAAATAGCTGCAAGAGAAATGAAAAAGGGGAAATCTAAAAAATTAGGGCTTAAGGAAGAAGAAATCGGTGCAATTTATCTTACTCCTTGCCCTGCAAAAATGATATCCATAAAACAGCCCGCAGAAGGGGGGAAGTCACATTTAGACGGGGCTATTTCAATTGCTGATGTTTATGCTCCTCTTCTTTCTGCAATGGAGGGTCTGAATAAACGGGAATATAAACAATCCTTAGAAAACATATGTATAGTTGGCATAGCCTGGTCCATAGCAGGAGGAATATGTAGAACACTTAGATTAAAGAACTCTTTGGGAGTTTCAGGTCTCTCCCATGTTATCAAAATATTTGATGATGTAGTAAGTGGTAAATTAAAAAATATTGATTTTGTTGAAGCTTATGCGTGCATCGAAGGATGCGTCGGAGGTTCATTAACTGTAGAGAATATCTACATCTCTTATAATAAGATTTTAAAATTAATCGAGACCCTTGAGCTAAGAAAGAATAAAGCCTGTCCCGATATAAGGGAAATAAGAAGATTATACAAAGAAGATTATTTCTTCATTAGAGAAAAAATAAACCCAAGACCTCTTAAGCCTCTCGCTGAAAACATCTCAGATGCTATAAAGAAGATGAAGGAAAAGGATGAAATATATCAGAGCTTGCCAAAGATTGATTGTGGGGTCTGTGGCTCTCCCACCTGTTTGGCATTTGCTGAAGATGTAGTTAAGGGAGAAGCAAAAATTTCAGATTGCATACTTATCTCATCAGAAAAATTTCTCAAAATAAAACAGGTTAGTAGAAAAGGAGAAAATTAA
- a CDS encoding DRTGG domain-containing protein: MNLNEIIKKLNLEIITAKDRLDVQITGGYASDLLSDVIANTVKGNIWLTLQTHQNIVAVAILKELSGIILVNNRKPEEETIKKAQQENVPILISKLSTFELAGQLYQLGIKASQKC; this comes from the coding sequence ATGAACTTAAATGAAATAATAAAAAAACTTAATTTAGAGATAATAACCGCAAAAGATAGGTTAGATGTCCAGATAACAGGAGGATATGCCAGTGACCTTTTAAGTGATGTCATAGCTAATACAGTAAAGGGAAATATCTGGCTTACATTACAGACTCATCAAAATATAGTAGCTGTTGCAATTTTAAAAGAACTTTCGGGAATAATACTTGTAAACAATCGCAAGCCCGAAGAAGAAACTATAAAAAAAGCCCAACAAGAAAATGTTCCAATTTTAATAAGCAAATTATCCACTTTTGAGTTAGCAGGTCAATTATATCAGTTGGGAATAAAAGCATCACAAAAATGTTAA
- a CDS encoding PHP-associated domain-containing protein: MLKPFKADLHIHSCLSPCADLNMSPIKIINKATMEKIEIIGICDHNSSENVVAFTKVAETKNIKVLPGMEVTSKEEVHILALFEKAESALKLQEIIYENLSGENDEEAFGTQVVANELDEVEGFNNKLLIGATELSVEDVVDFIHSFNGLAIASHVDREGFSIIGQLGFIPENLKLDALEISPKLSNIEARKIFNQYESFPFIFSSDAHKLEEIGKGVTSFLLKEPTLDEIKKALKSEEGRKVIN; this comes from the coding sequence ATGTTAAAACCCTTTAAAGCTGATTTACATATACATTCATGCTTATCCCCCTGTGCTGATCTGAATATGTCACCCATAAAAATAATAAATAAAGCTACGATGGAGAAAATAGAGATTATTGGTATCTGTGATCATAATTCTTCCGAGAATGTAGTGGCATTTACAAAAGTTGCAGAAACCAAAAACATCAAAGTTTTACCTGGAATGGAAGTAACTTCAAAAGAAGAAGTGCATATACTTGCGTTATTCGAAAAAGCTGAATCTGCTTTAAAGCTTCAGGAGATCATATATGAGAATCTTTCTGGCGAGAATGATGAAGAGGCTTTCGGGACTCAAGTTGTTGCAAATGAACTTGATGAAGTCGAAGGTTTTAATAATAAACTTTTAATTGGAGCTACTGAACTTTCAGTAGAAGATGTGGTTGATTTTATTCACTCTTTTAATGGACTTGCCATTGCCTCTCATGTAGATAGAGAAGGATTCAGCATAATCGGTCAGTTAGGTTTTATCCCAGAAAATCTTAAATTAGATGCTTTAGAGATATCTCCAAAACTTTCAAATATAGAAGCAAGGAAAATATTTAATCAATATGAGAGTTTCCCATTTATTTTCTCTTCAGATGCTCACAAGCTGGAAGAGATAGGAAAGGGCGTAACCTCTTTTCTTTTAAAAGAGCCTACTTTAGATGAGATAAAAAAGGCTTTAAAGAGCGAAGAAGGAAGAAAGGTCATTAACTGA
- a CDS encoding ATP-binding protein has translation MEDLSLHILDIAENSISSGAKEIKIKISENSEKDILSLEIIDNGKGMDEETVRKVLDPFFTTRTTRRVGLGLPLLAEAARMSGGDISIKSKLGKGTKITATFQLRHIDRKPLGDMVSTLITLIAANPSLKFIYIHQKNGSKFIFDTNNYKKLIKDNFIKPETIREIKKILKNGLDNLSRR, from the coding sequence ATGGAAGATTTATCTCTTCACATTCTGGACATAGCTGAGAACTCCATTTCTTCTGGTGCAAAAGAAATTAAAATCAAGATCTCAGAAAATTCAGAAAAAGACATTCTTTCTTTAGAAATAATAGATAATGGAAAAGGGATGGATGAGGAAACTGTAAGAAAAGTGCTTGATCCATTTTTTACAACAAGGACAACAAGAAGGGTGGGGCTTGGATTGCCACTCCTTGCTGAGGCAGCAAGAATGAGCGGGGGGGATATATCTATTAAGTCAAAATTGGGGAAAGGAACAAAAATTACTGCTACATTTCAGCTCAGACATATCGACAGAAAGCCCCTTGGGGATATGGTAAGTACCTTGATTACACTCATTGCAGCAAATCCTTCACTGAAATTTATATACATACATCAAAAGAACGGAAGTAAATTTATCTTTGATACTAATAATTATAAAAAATTAATAAAAGATAATTTTATAAAACCTGAAACCATCAGGGAAATAAAAAAGATATTGAAGAATGGATTGGACAATTTATCAAGGAGGTGA
- a CDS encoding NAD(P)H-dependent oxidoreductase subunit E, translated as MFSMEKVDSIIERYKGEKSSLIAMLQDLQAEFNYLPKDALKKISENTNIPISRIYSVVTFFKAFSLKPKGKHIIKVCLGTACQIKQGAKILENFEKELNIKEGETTKDMKFSLHKVYCLGCCGQAPASIIGEDVYGYLTPYKIKKIITKFK; from the coding sequence ATGTTTTCAATGGAAAAGGTCGATAGTATCATTGAAAGGTATAAGGGTGAAAAAAGTTCCCTTATAGCCATGCTTCAAGACCTTCAGGCTGAATTCAATTATCTTCCAAAAGATGCCCTTAAGAAAATCTCAGAAAACACTAACATCCCAATAAGTAGAATTTATAGTGTTGTAACTTTTTTCAAGGCTTTTAGTCTAAAGCCTAAAGGTAAACACATCATAAAAGTATGCTTGGGGACAGCATGTCAGATTAAACAAGGTGCAAAAATATTAGAAAATTTTGAAAAGGAATTAAATATAAAAGAAGGTGAGACAACCAAAGATATGAAATTCAGCCTCCATAAGGTTTATTGTTTAGGATGCTGTGGACAAGCTCCAGCTTCAATAATAGGAGAAGATGTTTATGGATATTTAACTCCTTATAAGATAAAAAAAATTATCACAAAATTTAAGTAG
- a CDS encoding (2Fe-2S) ferredoxin domain-containing protein, translated as MTKKTLEELKRIREETKKGLFLREGDFKAKIIVHMGTCGIAAGARQIMSALMDEYEKKGIRDVMITTSGCAGLCSREPMVTIEIKDQAPVKYVDLTPEKIRKIFNEHVLKGNIVKEYALAVGSERVGG; from the coding sequence ATGACGAAAAAAACATTAGAAGAATTGAAGAGAATAAGAGAAGAAACAAAAAAAGGATTATTTTTAAGAGAAGGTGATTTTAAAGCTAAGATAATTGTTCATATGGGAACCTGCGGAATTGCTGCTGGTGCAAGACAAATTATGAGTGCACTCATGGATGAATATGAGAAAAAAGGGATCCGTGATGTGATGATAACAACTTCAGGTTGCGCTGGGTTGTGTTCAAGGGAACCTATGGTAACTATAGAAATAAAAGATCAGGCTCCTGTAAAATATGTTGATTTAACTCCAGAGAAAATAAGAAAAATCTTTAATGAACATGTTCTAAAAGGAAATATTGTAAAGGAATATGCCCTGGCTGTAGGAAGCGAGAGGGTTGGTGGTTGA
- the nuoF gene encoding NADH-quinone oxidoreductase subunit NuoF translates to MERMRRLELLVCTGTACVSKGAFDLLEIFKKEIEKKGLKDEVAVIPTGCNSLCGKGPLILVEPDGIFYQSVKEDDVPYLVEEHLLKGRPVKKLMYTPALEEIPIPRMRDIDFYKRQILIVSRNRGLIDPEKIEEYLAMDGYTALEKAFTQMTPDQIIEEIKKSGLRGRGGAGFPTGLKWEITRKQPGDEKYLICNGDEGDPGAFMDRAILESDPHTVLEGMIIGAKAIGANHGFFYIREEYPLALKRVYTAIDQAREYGLLGDNIMGTEFSFDVTVVKGAGAFVCGEETALIASVEGRLGEPRYRPPFPAEKGVWGKPTCINNVETWANIPAIINRGGDWFSTIGTITSKGTKVFSVAGKIRDAGLIEVPMGITLGDIIFDVCGGIPQNRKFKAVQIGGPSGGFLPAELLNLPIDYESLTEAGAIMGSGGLVVMDENTCIIDVVRFFLSFLKDESCGKCTPCREGTVRLFDILTKISEGKGSMEDLELLEDIGRYIKNSAFCGLGTSVPNTVLTTIRYFRDEYEAHIKDNRCPASICKELSITPCIEACPIDTQAPAYISYVAEGRFKEAFNVIREDNPLATVCAKVCDSPCEIRCRTGETGDAIGIRSLKRFVLDYGREKGWKPPVVKGSKRYEKVAIVGSGPAGLMCAWELVKLGYRPTIFEAEETLGGMLTQTIPEFRLPKSDVDQEIEAIRKSGVEFKTGIRIGIDKTLEDLFKEGYKSIFLATGAYKNIKLGIPGEDSAGVIDPIEFLKAAKRGKRPKIGKKVAVVGGGNTAIDVARTAWRLGSDVTIFYRRTQTEMPANREEILEALDEGIKIELLVAPVEIISENGKLKAIKLIRMELGEFDKDARRKPVPKKGSEFLIEIDTLIPAIGQQPEIPFAKDGYSLNLSKWNTIEVDFKSLQTNVEGIFAGGDVVTGPATVIEAMGAGKRAAYYIHRYLRSLKGEPVKEKEITQIYVKPYELSDEELEEIISAYRPEVSYLNIEERRGNFKEVAKGLTKEQAIKEAKRCIRCDLERMKKEVAI, encoded by the coding sequence ATGGAGAGGATGCGTAGATTAGAGCTTTTAGTGTGTACTGGCACCGCCTGTGTTTCAAAGGGTGCCTTTGATCTTTTAGAAATTTTTAAAAAAGAAATAGAGAAAAAAGGACTCAAGGACGAGGTTGCTGTAATACCTACAGGATGCAATAGTTTATGTGGAAAAGGTCCATTAATCCTTGTAGAACCCGATGGAATCTTTTATCAAAGTGTGAAAGAAGATGATGTTCCCTATCTTGTTGAAGAACATTTGTTAAAAGGAAGACCTGTAAAAAAGCTCATGTATACTCCTGCCTTAGAAGAGATACCGATCCCAAGGATGAGAGATATTGATTTTTACAAGAGGCAAATTCTTATTGTTTCAAGAAACAGGGGACTTATTGACCCAGAAAAGATAGAAGAATATTTAGCAATGGATGGATATACTGCTCTCGAAAAGGCCTTTACTCAGATGACGCCTGATCAAATAATAGAAGAAATCAAGAAATCTGGACTCAGGGGAAGAGGTGGAGCAGGATTTCCTACTGGTCTCAAATGGGAGATAACGCGTAAACAGCCTGGAGATGAAAAATACCTGATTTGCAATGGCGATGAAGGAGATCCAGGAGCGTTTATGGATCGTGCAATTCTTGAATCAGACCCTCATACTGTTTTAGAAGGGATGATTATTGGAGCAAAGGCAATAGGCGCAAACCACGGTTTCTTTTACATCCGAGAAGAATATCCCTTGGCCTTAAAAAGAGTTTATACTGCGATAGATCAAGCTCGAGAATATGGTCTCTTAGGAGATAATATAATGGGAACAGAGTTCAGTTTTGATGTAACAGTTGTAAAAGGAGCAGGCGCATTTGTTTGCGGTGAAGAAACAGCTTTAATAGCATCCGTAGAAGGCAGACTTGGTGAACCGAGATACAGGCCACCTTTCCCAGCAGAAAAAGGAGTGTGGGGTAAACCTACATGCATAAACAATGTAGAGACCTGGGCTAATATCCCAGCTATAATCAATAGAGGGGGAGATTGGTTCTCTACCATCGGCACAATCACAAGCAAAGGGACTAAAGTTTTTTCAGTGGCAGGGAAAATAAGAGATGCAGGACTTATAGAAGTGCCAATGGGGATAACACTTGGGGACATAATTTTTGATGTTTGCGGTGGTATTCCTCAAAATAGAAAGTTCAAAGCCGTCCAGATTGGAGGACCATCTGGTGGATTTTTGCCAGCAGAACTTCTCAATCTTCCAATAGACTATGAAAGCCTTACAGAAGCTGGAGCTATAATGGGTTCTGGAGGACTGGTTGTTATGGATGAAAATACTTGTATAATAGATGTTGTCCGCTTTTTCCTTTCTTTTTTGAAAGATGAATCCTGTGGTAAATGCACTCCCTGCAGAGAAGGAACAGTAAGATTATTTGATATCCTCACAAAAATATCTGAAGGTAAAGGAAGCATGGAAGACCTTGAGCTCCTCGAAGATATTGGTAGATATATAAAAAATTCAGCCTTCTGTGGATTAGGTACATCCGTGCCTAATACAGTATTGACAACAATAAGATACTTTAGAGATGAATATGAGGCTCATATAAAAGATAACCGCTGTCCCGCATCGATTTGTAAAGAATTAAGTATAACCCCTTGTATTGAAGCCTGTCCTATAGATACACAAGCTCCTGCGTATATTTCATATGTGGCTGAAGGGAGATTCAAAGAAGCTTTTAATGTTATAAGAGAAGACAATCCACTGGCTACTGTTTGTGCAAAAGTGTGTGATAGTCCTTGCGAGATAAGATGCAGAACAGGAGAAACTGGGGATGCAATAGGTATCAGGAGTCTTAAGAGGTTTGTACTTGATTATGGAAGAGAAAAAGGATGGAAACCTCCAGTGGTTAAAGGTTCAAAAAGATATGAAAAAGTTGCAATTGTTGGCAGCGGTCCGGCAGGTCTTATGTGTGCATGGGAGCTTGTGAAGCTTGGGTACAGACCAACAATTTTTGAAGCCGAGGAGACTTTAGGAGGAATGTTAACTCAAACCATTCCTGAATTCAGACTTCCAAAATCTGATGTGGATCAGGAGATAGAAGCTATCAGGAAAAGTGGAGTTGAGTTTAAAACGGGAATAAGGATTGGCATTGATAAAACACTGGAAGACCTTTTCAAAGAAGGATATAAATCTATATTTTTAGCTACAGGAGCCTATAAAAATATAAAACTTGGAATCCCAGGTGAGGATTCAGCTGGAGTGATAGACCCTATAGAATTTCTAAAAGCAGCAAAGAGAGGGAAGAGGCCAAAGATAGGGAAAAAAGTTGCTGTGGTAGGAGGTGGAAATACTGCAATAGATGTGGCAAGAACAGCCTGGAGATTGGGCTCTGATGTTACAATTTTCTATCGAAGAACACAGACTGAAATGCCTGCAAATAGAGAGGAAATTTTGGAAGCTCTGGATGAGGGCATAAAAATTGAACTTCTTGTAGCTCCAGTGGAAATTATATCAGAAAATGGCAAACTGAAGGCCATTAAACTCATAAGAATGGAACTCGGAGAATTTGATAAGGATGCAAGAAGAAAGCCAGTTCCAAAAAAAGGATCTGAATTCTTAATTGAAATAGATACATTAATTCCAGCAATTGGTCAACAGCCTGAAATTCCTTTTGCTAAAGATGGTTATTCTCTAAATTTATCAAAGTGGAATACCATTGAAGTCGATTTCAAATCTCTTCAAACAAATGTGGAAGGTATTTTTGCAGGTGGCGATGTTGTCACTGGTCCTGCTACAGTGATTGAGGCAATGGGAGCTGGAAAAAGAGCTGCTTACTATATTCATAGATATTTACGCTCATTAAAAGGTGAACCTGTAAAAGAAAAAGAAATAACTCAAATATATGTCAAACCGTACGAGCTTTCTGATGAAGAACTTGAAGAGATAATTTCAGCCTATCGTCCTGAAGTTTCTTATTTAAATATAGAAGAAAGAAGAGGAAATTTTAAAGAAGTTGCCAAGGGGCTTACTAAAGAACAAGCAATAAAAGAGGCAAAAAGATGTATAAGATGTGATTTAGAAAGGATGAAAAAGGAGGTGGCCATATGA
- a CDS encoding 4Fe-4S dicluster domain-containing protein produces the protein MIRVEINGNKFETEKEVTILQACEKLGIPIPTLCYHPLLEPYAACRVCVVEITHRGATKIVTSCNTMIENGMIVNTESPEALSARRMNLELLMAQAPAAEVVQQIAKDMGIEKTRFPIRKPEEKCILCGLCVRACEQVVGANAIGFKYRGVDREVAPPFDEPSEKCITCGACTFFCPTGAISLNDFFGRKIIHSELFLGPPKAIRVPTLTAVPNVPIIDPEYCIHFKTNNCQLCVKVCEPGAIDHAMKEEYEEIEVGNIVLSTGYELFDCRKIPAYNYGKLNNVITSLEFEHLCHASGPTGGKIKTTDGKEPEAIGVVHCVGSRDKNYHEYCSKICCMYALKFSHLIREKTNAHIYEFYIDMRAPGKGYEEFYNRMLQEGVTFIRGKVAEITDVALIPEEEGKLVIRCEDTLAGVIRRIPVDMAVLCPAIIPRKDSEQVARIFGIGCGNDKFFREQHPKLGPISTLTDGIFIAGACQSPKDIPESIAQGAGAAAGVLSMGEEFIIEPIYAVIDEELCAGCKICIGVCPYDAISYNGEKKISVVNETLCKGCGACVAACPSRSSYQKGFRDEQILAEIAGAISI, from the coding sequence ATGATTAGAGTGGAAATAAATGGCAATAAATTTGAAACTGAAAAAGAAGTAACAATTCTTCAGGCTTGTGAAAAGCTTGGAATTCCCATTCCAACATTATGTTATCATCCTTTACTTGAGCCCTATGCAGCTTGCAGAGTCTGTGTTGTCGAAATCACCCATAGAGGTGCAACTAAGATAGTGACTTCCTGTAACACAATGATAGAGAATGGAATGATTGTAAACACTGAGTCCCCAGAGGCATTGAGTGCAAGAAGGATGAACTTAGAACTTTTAATGGCTCAGGCTCCTGCTGCAGAAGTAGTTCAACAGATTGCAAAGGATATGGGGATTGAGAAAACAAGGTTCCCTATTAGAAAGCCTGAAGAGAAGTGCATTCTATGTGGACTCTGTGTAAGAGCATGTGAACAGGTGGTGGGAGCCAATGCCATAGGATTCAAATACAGAGGAGTTGATAGAGAAGTTGCACCTCCTTTTGATGAACCATCTGAAAAATGCATAACCTGTGGAGCTTGTACATTTTTCTGTCCAACTGGAGCAATTTCCTTGAATGATTTCTTTGGAAGAAAAATTATTCATTCAGAACTTTTCCTCGGCCCTCCAAAAGCGATAAGGGTGCCTACTCTTACAGCTGTTCCAAATGTGCCAATAATTGACCCGGAGTATTGTATTCATTTTAAGACGAATAACTGCCAGCTCTGTGTTAAAGTATGTGAGCCAGGGGCGATCGACCATGCGATGAAGGAAGAATATGAAGAAATAGAAGTGGGAAACATCGTTCTTTCTACTGGCTATGAACTTTTTGATTGTAGGAAGATTCCAGCATACAATTATGGAAAGCTAAACAATGTGATTACAAGTCTTGAGTTTGAGCATCTCTGCCATGCCAGTGGTCCCACTGGGGGAAAGATAAAAACAACAGATGGAAAAGAACCTGAGGCGATAGGGGTTGTCCATTGCGTTGGAAGCAGGGATAAAAATTACCATGAATATTGCTCAAAAATCTGTTGTATGTATGCCTTAAAATTTTCGCATCTTATAAGGGAAAAAACTAATGCTCATATTTACGAATTTTACATTGATATGAGAGCCCCTGGAAAAGGATATGAGGAGTTCTATAACAGAATGCTACAGGAAGGAGTTACGTTCATAAGAGGAAAAGTGGCAGAGATTACAGATGTGGCTCTTATTCCTGAAGAAGAGGGTAAATTGGTAATTCGCTGTGAAGATACACTGGCAGGAGTTATAAGAAGAATACCGGTTGATATGGCAGTTCTCTGCCCTGCTATAATTCCAAGGAAGGATTCTGAACAGGTCGCAAGAATATTCGGAATAGGATGCGGAAATGATAAATTTTTCAGAGAACAGCATCCCAAATTGGGCCCTATTTCAACTTTAACAGATGGAATATTTATTGCAGGTGCATGTCAGAGTCCAAAAGACATTCCTGAAAGCATTGCCCAAGGAGCAGGAGCTGCTGCTGGAGTTCTATCGATGGGGGAAGAATTTATAATTGAACCCATATATGCAGTTATAGATGAAGAACTCTGCGCAGGATGCAAAATATGCATTGGAGTTTGTCCATATGATGCCATCTCCTACAATGGAGAGAAAAAAATAAGTGTTGTAAATGAAACACTCTGCAAAGGTTGTGGTGCCTGTGTAGCAGCTTGCCCTTCAAGATCTTCATATCAGAAAGGATTCAGGGATGAACAGATCCTTGCAGAGATTGCAGGAGCAATTTCCATTTAA
- a CDS encoding hydrogenase iron-sulfur subunit: MSNNGKDFSPKIIGFLCRWCSYQGADLAGTSRIQYPPNLIPIKVMCSGRVDPSFVLKAFEMGADAVAIFGCHPGDCHYQEGNYKALRRYTLLLKMLDQIGIDRRRLKLEWVSAAEGEKFARCVSQISKEIKALGPLKYRKET, encoded by the coding sequence ATGAGTAATAATGGTAAAGATTTCAGTCCAAAGATAATAGGATTTTTATGTAGATGGTGCTCTTATCAGGGAGCGGATTTAGCTGGGACGAGTAGAATTCAATATCCTCCAAATCTAATTCCGATAAAAGTAATGTGTTCAGGAAGAGTGGACCCATCCTTTGTTTTAAAAGCCTTTGAAATGGGAGCAGATGCTGTTGCCATATTTGGATGCCATCCTGGGGATTGCCATTATCAGGAAGGAAACTATAAAGCCTTGAGGCGATATACACTTCTTTTGAAAATGCTCGATCAGATAGGAATCGATAGAAGAAGGCTAAAGTTAGAATGGGTCTCTGCTGCAGAAGGAGAAAAATTTGCCCGATGTGTTTCTCAAATTTCTAAGGAGATAAAAGCTTTAGGTCCATTGAAATATAGAAAGGAGACATAA